In Bacillus sp. Cs-700, one genomic interval encodes:
- a CDS encoding ATP-binding protein, with the protein MFDKFNFDFIHRDRDDFTPLVVMMCGIAGSGKTTFSQRLELEGFIRLSVDEEIWATHGRWGIDFPMEKFDEYRKNAESKLRLRLIKLIHDKKQVVIDFSFWDRVRRNQYKELIENSGGKWKLIYLKVHPNELRERLRLRNKRFDANSFPISEERLNSYLSGFEIPKGEGEIVIEN; encoded by the coding sequence ATGTTTGATAAGTTTAATTTTGACTTCATTCATAGGGATCGAGATGATTTTACCCCTCTAGTGGTAATGATGTGTGGGATTGCCGGTTCTGGGAAAACGACATTTTCACAACGATTAGAATTGGAAGGGTTTATACGTCTTTCGGTTGATGAAGAAATTTGGGCTACACATGGTCGCTGGGGGATCGATTTCCCAATGGAAAAGTTTGATGAATATAGAAAAAATGCAGAAAGCAAATTACGTCTCCGTTTAATCAAACTAATTCATGACAAAAAACAAGTGGTTATTGATTTTAGTTTTTGGGACCGTGTTAGAAGAAACCAGTATAAAGAACTTATAGAGAATTCTGGTGGAAAATGGAAACTCATTTATTTAAAAGTACATCCCAATGAATTGCGGGAACGACTTAGGTTACGTAATAAACGTTTTGATGCAAATTCGTTTCCGATTTCAGAAGAACGCTTGAATTCATACCTTAGCGGTTTCGAAATACCAAAGGGTGAAGGAGAAATTGTCATTGAAAATTAG
- a CDS encoding GNAT family N-acetyltransferase, whose translation MYNVVKANMKDLDDIAHVDSEVIGNTSRRNFIKDSIERGHCIIVQEANHIIGFLTYDTNFFDCSFISLIMVSPSKRRKGYASILLEYMTNHSPTTKVFSSTNCSNVTMQKVFETNGFSQSGKIENLDEGDPEMIFFKST comes from the coding sequence ATGTATAACGTCGTAAAAGCCAATATGAAAGATTTAGATGATATCGCTCACGTTGACAGTGAAGTAATTGGAAACACAAGTAGACGAAACTTTATTAAAGATAGCATTGAGAGGGGACATTGTATCATTGTTCAAGAAGCCAATCATATCATTGGCTTTTTAACCTATGATACGAATTTTTTTGACTGTTCATTTATATCCCTCATTATGGTATCGCCATCAAAAAGACGAAAAGGTTATGCAAGTATACTGCTGGAATATATGACCAATCATTCTCCTACTACAAAAGTATTTTCTTCTACTAATTGTTCGAATGTTACGATGCAGAAAGTATTTGAAACGAACGGATTTAGTCAAAGTGGTAAAATTGAAAATTTGGACGAAGGCGATCCAGAGATGATCTTTTTTAAATCAACTTGA